In Maridesulfovibrio sp., the following proteins share a genomic window:
- a CDS encoding omptin family outer membrane protease, producing the protein MTTNFTRITICVFAFLLCLSSTAHAFHADAFRSAKLQNESGIPASLSVEVGLLNGVARELVYIEGKGQKISELQWDLDNVMIAGVKGSFDFTDWLRFNGGFWTNFTTGDNGKVEDTDWPTPYDPRGWDSYSISNVKVKRVLITDANLEADLLKFKYLTISGMVGFKFDNYKWQDHSGSYVYSWSGFRADKGSFAEHESGLGYEQWFYTPYLGVQTESDFGDFKFKAYVKGTIYAWGEDEDYHYSRDLRFNEDIYNIKFLGAGISTSYSITEHIFSTLSFDYQKYYRQVGHTQITDRITEESSESSNSAGLDNETWNIGLELGFNF; encoded by the coding sequence ATGACTACAAACTTTACCCGAATTACTATTTGTGTATTTGCTTTCCTGCTTTGCCTCTCTTCCACTGCCCATGCCTTTCATGCAGATGCGTTCCGCAGTGCAAAGCTGCAAAACGAGTCCGGTATTCCGGCCAGTCTGAGTGTAGAGGTAGGCTTGCTTAACGGAGTGGCCAGAGAACTGGTCTACATTGAGGGCAAGGGACAAAAGATCAGTGAGCTGCAATGGGATCTGGACAATGTCATGATTGCCGGGGTTAAAGGCTCTTTTGATTTTACGGACTGGCTGCGCTTCAACGGTGGATTCTGGACTAACTTCACCACCGGGGATAACGGCAAAGTCGAAGATACCGATTGGCCCACCCCCTACGATCCACGCGGCTGGGATTCATACTCCATCAGCAACGTTAAAGTAAAACGGGTCCTCATCACAGATGCCAACCTTGAAGCAGACCTGCTGAAATTCAAATATCTGACCATTTCAGGTATGGTCGGCTTTAAATTTGACAACTACAAATGGCAGGATCATAGCGGGAGCTATGTATACAGCTGGTCAGGATTCCGGGCGGACAAGGGCAGTTTCGCTGAACACGAGTCCGGTCTGGGATATGAACAATGGTTTTATACTCCATATTTAGGCGTGCAGACTGAATCAGATTTCGGTGACTTCAAATTTAAAGCATACGTAAAGGGAACAATTTACGCATGGGGAGAAGACGAAGACTACCATTATTCCCGCGACCTCCGCTTTAATGAAGACATTTACAACATCAAATTCCTCGGAGCCGGAATTTCAACCAGCTATTCCATCACCGAGCACATTTTCAGCACCCTCTCCTTTGACTACCAGAAATATTACCGGCAAGTCGGACACACCCAAATAACAGACCGGATCACCGAAGAATCGTCTGAATCCAGCAATAGTGCCGGATTGGATAATGAAACTTGGAACATCGGCCTTGAACTGGGATTTAACTTTTAG